The DNA segment GTTAGAGGTGAGGTTATGTTTAATAAATATAAAGAATTTACAGAAAAACATCCATATACTTATGTCATACTAATAATGGTATTTACTAGTTTTATTGGTATTTCAATAGAGTATCTAGTAAATAAAGACTTTATTGGTGTAGGACTATATAGCTCCCTAGGGATTACTTTAATTGAAATTTTAAGAGTCAGAAAAAGTAGACAAAAGAGATAAACGTCCAAATAATGGCTATATAGATTTTTACTATTTAAGGAGTTGTAACATTGAAATATACTAGTATTATTATCTGGGTTTTTTTAGTTAGTTATAATAGTGGAGAAATATATAACTTAAACCATGATATATATTATTTTATTATTACCGGTATTTTAAAATTTGTTGGGGCTTTTTTTTTACTATATGTCTTTGAGAAAAAACAAAAAAATAACCACTAAGAACTAACTATCGTCCAGTTTTTAAAACAGCAATTTTATTTTAGGATACTTAACATAATATCAACAGTAAAAAGGCCATCATTCATATATATGAATGATGGCCTTTTGTAATGAAATCAGTTTATCTTTCACTGGATTAAAAGTTAGAATGCTCCTTAAAATAATTGTTAATTCTAAATCAATAATAAACTATTTTAAGTATTTAAGTTACTATTACATGTTCTTTTTAATTCTAAGAATCAATTAAAGTTGCTTTAATATTCTTATAAAGTTCTTTTGCTTCTTCCTGTTGTTCAAGTATCGATCGTTCTTTCTCATATGTGTCAAAATAGATATAGTCAATTTCGTTTAATAAATTTTCAAGTAATATATTCTTTTTGTTGGGACTTAATTTTTCTGAAAGAATAATTGAATTATAATTAGAACGAAAATCTTCAATTGTCGGCACCAAAATCTCCCTCTTTCTTTTAAATTACTACTTTAAGACTATCAATAATAGTGATTGTTTCCTATCAACCAGTGGTTGCTTTTTAGCACCTATTGATTTACATCAGGATAAGAACAATCAAAAAGAGTTCTCAGTAATGAGCTACTCTATAAAGTACAAAGCATAAGAAGTAGTGGTGCCACTTGTTCAAAAAAGGAAATAATTAAGCATGCTCCTGTTGATTTTTCAATTACAAATTTTTTATGACATTAATAATTAATAATTGCTCATTTAAATAAAATAAAGCGTTATTAATACAATCTAATCTGTTATATTTTATATGTTACTAAAAAATGTATGGAGGGATTCATTTGAAAAAAATAGTTTTTCTTTTAGGTTGGTTCACTTTTTTTAGTTTTATCACTACTGCAAAGGTACATGCTGAAGAAAATGTTTCCTCATTAGAAGATAGTGTCGTTTATGACATGAAACAAGGTGGAGTAAAGCAATTCGAAGTTGAAGATGATCAAGGAGAGACCTACACTATTACCATTGAAGAAGAACCCCAATTTTCCATTATGGCAACTAGTGTCAAGAATGGTACATATAAAATTACGAAAGAAAAAGCTTTACAATGGAAAGCAAGTTATAAGATTGACGTAAGTAACCATAAAATTACAAGAGCCCATTCTGCTTCGGCAGTAGCCTACACAGGGAGGTTTAAGAGTTCACAATTGAAAGTAGATAACGCTACACAAGCCACCTATTATTTGAAACGAAAGTTACTAATTGGCGAAGCATCCACAAACTTAAGAGCTAAATTATCTGGCGGCAGTATTTCTATAACCTATTAAGGGCTACTCGCCAAGATACTCAACAGTGGTTGTTCCTCCCCATCCTAAAGTATCTGTTACAAGACTATAAATAACGAATAGATTAACGAGCAAACAACAAGCACACGCAAAATAAATAATCTTATGTAGTGTGTTTGTTTTTTTATTTCGTTTGATTACAATTGGGGCTACAAAGATACCATATGGAGCAATTAGAAAACCCACAAAAGTAAGAATCAACAGTATTAGACCTTCGTCTTTATCTGTATCTCCATGAATAAAAACTAATTTGTGAACATTATTTTCAGTTTCCCCTTTATTTTCCTCTATTTCTTTTTTTAGTTTCTGATCCTCTTTTAATAATTCGTCAATTGAAACGTCGTAATAGGTACTTAACTTTGCTAAATTATCCAAATCAGGGTAACTATTGCCATTTTCCCATTTTGAAATAGACTGTCTTGAAATATGTAAATGCTTTGCTACATCTCCTTGCGAATACCTTTTATTCATTCTACTTTGCTTTAATCGTTCTCCTAATACCATCTGTCTTCCTCCTTTTTTTCCTTATTGCTCTATCATACCGAAAGTAAAGATTATTGACCATAAGCTAAAAGTTACAAGGTGGCAACCAATTAGCTAAGTGTCATTTTTAAAATTATTGGGAAGTTGTTGAATTTCAGATTAGGATTTTAGTATACTTCAGGTCATTTTGGTTAGACCTTTAAAAATTTAATCTTTAAAGGTCTAACCTTTTCTATTGATATGCTATTATTTAAATGATAATATATTCATGTATAAATCTAATTTAACTTGCTCTTCTGAATGAGAGCTACTTAAATCTGAACAGGCGGTGTACCTATTGAGGTATGTGCAGCCGGATCACCGGTGTGTGATAGCAGAGTAGTGCCAAAAAGGTACACCTGTGGGACAGTAATACTGTGCTATAGGTATGCCTTTTTTTGTTTTTATTTTTATTGAGAAGGGAAAATCTAGCTACTAAATGGATAATATTTATAGAAAGGAAGAGGGAAATGTTGAAATTTTTAAGTAACACACGTTCAGGTCAATTTTTAATGATTGGAATTTTTTTTACGATTAGTGGTTTTGTTTTGAATTCATTAGGAGGATTTTATAGTCAATTTTCCTTTTACTTTGCAATTTTATTTTTAGGTTTCTTTTCGGCAAAAAAAGCCCTAATAGAAACAATTCATTCTAAAGCTCCAAATGTTGATTTGCTTATGATTTTAGCGGCTTTAGGTGCATGCTTAATCAGTTATGAATCAGAAGGAGCTATACTATTATTAATTTTTGCAGGATCAGAAGCCTTAGAATCATATGCTACTAATAAATCGAAAAGTGCTATTTCTGAATTAATGTCCCATGTTCCAGCTGTAGCTCAATTACTTAAAAAAAATGGTGAAGTTGTTGAGGTACCTACTAACACCTTAAAAGTTGGTGATACCGTAGTAATTTCGAAAGGAGCTCAAATACCTATCGATGGGTATACGGATCGGAAGACACAAATCAATGAAGCAAGTCTTACTGGAGAATCATTACCTGTTGAAAAGGAAAACGGAGATGAAGTTTTTTCTGGGACCTTCAATGAAGGTAATGCATTTCATCTTAAAGTG comes from the Carnobacterium sp. 17-4 genome and includes:
- a CDS encoding DUF5626 family protein produces the protein MKKIVFLLGWFTFFSFITTAKVHAEENVSSLEDSVVYDMKQGGVKQFEVEDDQGETYTITIEEEPQFSIMATSVKNGTYKITKEKALQWKASYKIDVSNHKITRAHSASAVAYTGRFKSSQLKVDNATQATYYLKRKLLIGEASTNLRAKLSGGSISITY
- a CDS encoding helix-turn-helix domain-containing protein, which gives rise to MVLGERLKQSRMNKRYSQGDVAKHLHISRQSISKWENGNSYPDLDNLAKLSTYYDVSIDELLKEDQKLKKEIEENKGETENNVHKLVFIHGDTDKDEGLILLILTFVGFLIAPYGIFVAPIVIKRNKKTNTLHKIIYFACACCLLVNLFVIYSLVTDTLGWGGTTTVEYLGE